Proteins from a genomic interval of Polyodon spathula isolate WHYD16114869_AA chromosome 1, ASM1765450v1, whole genome shotgun sequence:
- the LOC121321450 gene encoding kazal-type serine protease inhibitor domain-containing protein 1-like has product MACMLLMVALLLVVEGTHSLPMERFQQLGWQRLLEDVEECSECHPELCNSPQRCPAGRVKDLCRCCWECGNAEGQLCDLDASSNFYGICGKDLVCKTQDEDLNSGEIPEPQCVCTSQEVLCGSDGKTYENICKFREGMFQHRMKEELTAAHQGPCKTAPFIATPPRDIINVEGSDIIFGCEVSSYPMAIVEWRKEGNSIFLPADDSHMAVQARGGPQRFELTGWLQIQRVQKEDQGVYTCHAKNKFGETSASARLQVINPDSPLASKVKSFKTGVYDITDDEEDIEYGGSGYSY; this is encoded by the exons ATGGCTTGCATGCTATTGATGGTAGCACTGCTGTTAGTAGTAGAGGGGACACACAGCCTGCCCATGGAGAGGTTCCAGCAGCTGGGCTGGCAGAGGCTGCTGGAGGATGTAGAGGAGTGTTCCGAGTGTCATCCTGAGCTTTGTAATTCCCCTCAGCGCTGCCCAGCTGGCCGGGTGAAGGATCTCTGCAGGTGCTGCTGGGAGTGCGGCAATGCAGAGGGTCAGCTCTGTGACCTGGATGCCTCTAGCAACTTCTACGGGATTTGCGGCAAGGACCTGGTGTGCAAGACCCAGGACGAGGACCTGAACTCAGGGGAGATTCCAGAGCCCCAGTGTGTCTGCACCAGCCAGGAGGTCCTCTGCGGGTCAGATGGGAAGACCTACGAAAACATCTGCAAATTCAGGGAGGGCATGTTCCAGCACAGGATGAAGGAAGAACTTACTGCTGCACACCAGGGTCCCTGCAAAACAG CACCATTTATTGCCACGCCACCACGTGATATCATAAATGTGGAAGGAAGTGACATAATTTTCGGCTGTGAGGTGTCATCGTATCCAATGGCGATTGTGGAGTGGCGGAAGGAAGGAAACAGCATTTTCTTACCTGCTGATGATTCCCATATGGCAGTACAG GCCAGAGGAGGACCTCAGCGCTTTGAGCTCACCGGCTGGCTGCAGATACAACGGGTTCAGAAGGAGGATCAGGGGGTGTACACCTGCCATGCCAAAAACAAGTTTGGAGAAACGTCTGCCTCTGCAAGACTCCAGGTTATCAACCCAG ATTCCCCACTGGCAAGTAAAGTGAAATCTTTCAAAACTGgagtttatgacatcacagatgATGAAGAAGACATTGAGTATGGAGGAAGTGgctattcatattaa